The Plutella xylostella chromosome 12, ilPluXylo3.1, whole genome shotgun sequence genome includes a window with the following:
- the LOC105390389 gene encoding uncharacterized protein LOC105390389, whose protein sequence is MDARATVLCLAMFAALAAASPETVDSKLEHVGSKPKKLHLQEGFYVEVPKESNATGKLLSFGVELNKDHDEGRGKQKKLLQRILPMFIMPFLIQSAIIPMFLGMLKFMLFKSLMVGKLALSLVILNAFKNHNSVKGREREDIASVHYGYNNNGMEEYGAYVN, encoded by the exons ATGGATGCCCGCGCAACTGTCTTGTGCCTCGCCATGTTCGCCGCGCTCGCGGCCGCTTCGCCGGAAACGGTGGATTCGAAATTGGAACACGTTGGGAGCAAACCGAAAAAGTTACACCTCCAAGAAGGATTTTACGTCGAAGTGCCGAAAGAGAGCAACGCTACCGGGAAACTGCTGTCGTTCGGAGTCGAACTGAACAAGGACCATGACGAGG GGCGAGGCAAGCAGAAGAAGTTGCTGCAGCGGATCCTGCCGATGTTCATCATGCCGTTCCTGATCCAGTCGGCCATCATCCCCATGTTCCTGGGCATGCTCAAGTTCATGCTGTTCAAGTCCCTGATGGTGGGCAAGCTGGCCCTCAGCCTCGTCATCCTCAACGCTTTCAAAAACCACAACTCCGTGAAGGGAAGAGAACGAGAGGACATCGCCAGCGTCCACTACGGATACAACAACAACGGCATGGAAGAATATGGCGCATATGTTAACTAG